The Canis aureus isolate CA01 chromosome 11, VMU_Caureus_v.1.0, whole genome shotgun sequence genome has a segment encoding these proteins:
- the CEP68 gene encoding centrosomal protein of 68 kDa — translation MALGEEKAEVEASADTKTPSYGQWSCREQEVDTPGLVSGEQEQPPCLEAAGGAASPVWGAEGLCAPACGDGAGSSPSGAYQPQASSTSREPVAGISKLALGCLLPPAGTGTRDLLHSVGSQVEETRLSASEELPQTPSVARAAGLHSGYDAHSEDEPSPVEWPRAPDLSQQPHSPGVPCLPRWRPLGSRASSPGSSLQGHREEAGPPRCSAAKVSSSLELVGRHSASNVAGQGPRLQWPPQPASSGVDAPGLGRRRLSFQAEYWACVLPDSLPPSPDRHSPLWNPNKEYEDLLDYTYPLRPGPQLPKHLDSHTLADPLLQDSGVDLDSFSVSPASTLKSPTNGSQNCPSAEASALPFSRLREQSLTRRPSGTPQKQSHVGSASCNLLTSTPRAPGSRDAPWESGEPALRAVKDWLPVGRQRELRTWDRGWPLPWTEREKVAGPGVWPPAHAESGWKSEEELESDDEYLALPTRLTQVSSLVSHRGSVPPSVTLPTGAAEGRASLDASDSDGPASLPSDAGRGRLPPGAARRAPGGPGGPDHRLLRSFICTRGSAREGGLGSSRALGGSCGPLRARSSLPAVWDPDTAGQPPGRGEQGRESLVQCVKTFCCQLEELIRWLRNVADVTDHLIPPKSSLTGLKSSLQLYRQFKKDLDEHQSLTESVVQKGEILLQCLLENTPVLKDVLGRISKQPSELEGHADRLYDAILASLDMLAGCTLMPDDSPAARGSPDVRGLSLASSQAEM, via the exons ATGGCTTTGggagaagaaaaggcagaggTGGAGGCGTCCGCAGACACAAAGACCCCGTCCTATGGGCAGTGGAGCTGCAGGGAGCAGGAGGTGGACACCCCGGGCCTTGTGAGCGGGGAGCAGGAGCAGCCACCATGCCTGGAAGCTGCGGGCGGGGCTGCCTCCCCTGTGTGGGGAGCGGAGGGACTGTGTGCCCCTGCCTGCGGTGATGGAGCTGGCTCCAGCCCCTCCGGAGCCTACCAGCCACaggccagcagcaccagcagggaGCCAGTAGCTGGTATATCTAAGCTTGCTCTTGGTTGCCTGCTTCCTCCGGCTGGCACTGGCACTAGAGACCTTTTGCACTCTGTGGGAAGCCAG GTGGAGGAGACAAGGCTTTCTGCCTCAGAGGAACTACCTCAGACTCCGAGCGTTGCCAGAGCTGCAGGCCTTCACTCAGGATACGATGCCCACAGCGAGGATGAGCCATCCCCTGTGGAGTGGCCGCGGGCGCCGGACCTCAGCCAGCAGCCCCACAGCCCAGGTGTCCCTTGCCTGCCACGGTGGAGGCCGCTGGGGAGCCGAGCCTCCTCCCCGGGCAGCAGTCTCCAGGGTCACCGGGAAGAGGCTGGACCTCCACGTTGCTCCGCTGCCAAGGTCTCATCCTCCCTGGAGCTGGTCGGCCGCCACTCGGCCTCCAACGTGGCGGGGCAGGGGCCACGGCTCCAGTGGCCACCACAGCCTGCGTCGTCTGGGGTGGATGCTCCTGGGCTGGGCAGGAGGCGCCTCTCCTTCCAGGCCGAGTACTGGGCCTGTGTGCTGCCAgactccctgcctccttcccccgACCGCCACTCCCCGCTCTGGAACCCAAATAAAGAGTATGAAGATCTGCTGGACTACACTTACCCACTCAGGCCCGGGCCTCAACTCCCAAAGCACCTGGACAGCCACACACTGGCCGACCCTCTCCTGCAGGACTCAGGTGTAGACCTTGATAGCTTTTCTGTCTCCCCGGCAAGTACCCTGAAGTCACCCACTAATGGCTCCCAGAATTGCCCATCCGCAGAGGCCTCCGCTCTGCCCTTCTCTAGGCTCAGAGAGCAGAGCCTCACACGGCGGCCCTCTGGAACACCGCAGAAGCAGAGCCACGTGGGGTCGGCCTCTTGTAACCTGCTCACGTCCACCCCCAGAGCCCCGGGCAGTAGGGATGCTCCTTGGGAGAGTGGAGAGCCAGCCCTGAGGGCTGTGAAGGactggctccctgtgggcaggCAGCGTGAGCTGAGGACGTGGGACAGAGGCTGGCCCTTGCCCTGgacggagagagagaaggtggctgGCCCGGGGGTCTGGCCGCCTGCCCACGCGGAGTCCGGATGGAAATCCGAAGAGGAGCTAGAAAGCGACGATGAGTATCTTGCCCTGCCCACTCGGCTGACGCAGGTTTCTAGTTTAGTCTCCCATCGAGGCTCTGTCCCCCCGTCAGTGACCCTGCCCACCGGGGCTGCTGAAGGGCGCGCCTCCCTGGACGCGTCGGACAGTGATGGGCCGGCCTCCCTCCCGTCGGATGCGGGTCGTGGCCGGCTTCCGCCTGGGGCTGCCCGCAGAGCgcccgggggccccgggggccccgaCCACCGTTTGCTGCGCTCCTTCATCTGCACAAGGGGCTCGGCCAGGGAAGGTGGTCTGGGGAGCAGCCGGGCCCTGGGGGGCTCCTGCGGGCCACTGAGAGCGCGCTCCTCCTTGCCGGCCGTGTGGGACCCAGACACCGCGGGGCAGCCTCCCGGGAGGGGAGAGCAGGGAAGAGAATCACTCGTGCAGTGCGTGAAG ACCTTCTGCTGTCAGCTGGAGGAGCTGATCCGCTGGCTGCGTAACGTGGCGGACGTTACCGACCACCTGATCCCACCCAAGTCCAGTCTTACAGGTCTCAAGTCTTCTCTGCAGCTTTACCGG CAATTTAAGAAAGATCTAGATGAACACCAGTCCCTGACGGAGAGCGTTGTGCAGAAAGGGGAGATTCTTCTTCAGTGCCTGTTGGAGAACACCCCAG TGCTGAAGGATGTCCTCGGGAGAATCTCGAAGCAGCCCAGTGAGCTGGAGGGCCACGCAGACCGCCTGTACGACGCCATCCTAGCCTCTCTGGACATGCTGGCTGGCTGCACCCTCATGCCTGACGACTCGCCAGCAGCACGTGGGAGCCCGGATGTGAGAGGGCTAAGCCTG GCATCTTCTCAAGCAGAGATGTAA
- the RAB1A gene encoding ras-related protein Rab-1A, with protein MSSMNPEYDYLFKLLLIGDSGVGKSCLLLRFADDTYTESYISTIGVDFKIRTIELDGKTIKLQIWDTAGQERFRTITSSYYRGAHGIIVVYDVTDQESFNNVKQWLQEIDRYASENVNKLLVGNKCDLTTKKVVDYTTAKEFADSLGIPFLETSAKNATNVEQSFMTMAAEIKKRMGPGATAGGAEKSNVKIQSTPVKQSGGGCC; from the exons tgATTATTTATTCAAGTTACTTCTGATTGGCGACTCTGGGGTTGGAAAGTCTTGCCTCCTTCTTAGGTTTGCA GATGATACATATACAGAAAGCTACATCAGCACAATTGGTGTGGATTTCAAAATAAGAACTATAGAGTTAGATGGGAAAACAATCAAGCTTCAAATA TGGGACACAGCAGGCCAAGAAAGATTTCGAACAATCACCTCCAGTTATTACAGAGGAGCCCATGGCATCATAGTTGTGTATGACGTGACAGATCAG GAGTCCTTCAATAATGTTAAACAGTGGCTGCAGGAAATAGACCGTTATGCCAGTGAAAACGTCAACAAGTTGTTGGTAGGGAACAAATGCGATCTGACCACAAAGAAAGTAGTAGACTACACAACAGCAAAG GAATTTGCGGATTCCCTTGGAATTCCATTTTTGGAAACCAGTGCTAAGAACGCAACAAATGTAGAACAGTCTTTCATGACGATGGCAGCTGAGATTAAAAAGCGAATGGGTCCTGGAGCAACAGCTGGTGGTGCAGAGAAGTCCAATGTGAAAATTCAGAGCACTCCGGTCAAGCAGTCAGGTGGAGGTTGCTGCTAA